Genomic window (Vigna unguiculata cultivar IT97K-499-35 chromosome 10, ASM411807v1, whole genome shotgun sequence):
GGACCACCAAACTTTTTCAGTCCATTAAGAATACATTCACCAAattattctttttcctttccttcAAAGTTTTGATGGTGATGATGGCAACGTTTCACTAAAGATTCttgccaaaaataaaaaataaaaattgcttGTTTGTTAATTAATGCTTCAAATATGCTCTTTCTTGAAGTATGCCTAAGAGTCTTAATTGATAGTATGTTACactttttattaaacaattgataaatttttaaaaggaaatcatttttttactactataaaatattagggttaaatatgtttttgatcttcaagtttcagtaaattttggaactagtcattcttcgaaactttataccaatttaatcattcatatttaaaaatacgtggatttagttctttttagggttaagtttattttatattttaaacgcattttatgataatatttgagttaacattgaagctaagatgtgtcaaacggtataaacaattcaaatactattatgaaatacgcttgaaacgtcgtataaacttaataaaattttgttaaaatgactaaattcacacatctttaaagatgaatgactaaattggtcaaaaattttgaaaaaaaaaactaattttaactttcactgaaacttaagggacaaaaaacatatttaaccaaaaatattataattcgatttaatatcaaattctatatattttatacttcacaatttaaaaataatgatttgttTGTTCCCTTTAggaaatgaataaattttaatcttggtttgcataaaatatttttctttatttttagttctttcAAAATGGCGGAAATAATCATTCAACGTGCTTTACATATTTCTTAGCTTAAAAGTAAACATgttcgtgaaaaaaaaaaattactacttTAAGTCTTGAAGTTCATTTTAaggtaaatatttattttaaaaaattaaaaatattttttaaagatattaaatGTTCGCATTATCGGCCACTAGTAAATGTttgtcatttaaaaaaatcatataagtTAGTATAACATatagtaaaagaaaagaaaaatatttaattaagtttcaagtctaattatacttattaaaaatacttacttattatttattttcaaatgttattttgtgttaatattaaataatttaattatgtgttaATACAACACGTGGTGTTTCTATGAAgataaactgaaaaaaaaaatagagtgaCAAAAGACTTtctcttcatttatttttattttcatttttatctttatccaaCATGTTTTCGTTATTACTTTCTTTTCAATCTCATCTAacgtttattttattattcaaattataGTCTCCCaacattatatttaagttttcgtttcccttttcattttattttactcttaTTCAATCATAAGAATTGCCtattatattagtatattaAGACAAATAATATGTGAAGACAACAACTTAAAAGATAAcaggataaaataataatcacattatctaatcaacaaaaaatattaaatgattgaaactcaattaagaaatataatttttttagtagacaatgatttttttttaataaagatcCACCTCAAATCTATCttcaacttaaaatttaattaaatctaaacaacttattttaggaacaaaattaaataactttttaataagaaataagataaaagttTATAGTCACTCtaaacttatttgtttattttaaatatgaaatattcttaatttaacatcaattttccTTTATGGGTATATTTAACTTAACTTAGGAAATATTAAAGACAAAAAAGTAGTttacttgtttttttatataaaaaattataaaatttaaaataaagaaatttttaaaacagataatttcaaaataaagataaagctTAACATATAAACATTTTGAAATCGGACACATAAATTTGAATCAACTTTgtagatttatatatatttatagttcatatattaattcaataaaatactaTGCTAGTTTTTAACTCAAACTATTTAAGAATTTAAcgtataataattttgttatttttattctacaTTTGCTAGATCTAGATGTTTATACTGATCCACAATTGTGTGGTTATGGATCTAAGTTTAAGAACTAACGTTTCTCTTTACATTTCCTAAATGAATATCTTTAGTTTCCAACTCTACATCATTGCTACATTTCctaaatgaatatattaaatgttaagttaataaataaataaaaattacacatttAAAATTTGAGTGAGAATCAAATTTGGATCAccaaatttatacaattaagatattataaataatttgaataacttGTTTGTACAAGGCCGAAAGAGCTGCCGAGATCTCTGCATTTCTTCAAGTGATTGgtacaaatgtttttttttatctgttttcaTGAATTTACAATGCTGCTTCTGCTTCTGCTTCCACCCATGCAATATTATTATCAGACAAAAATGGTTATAGGTACATACAGTGTTAGAGTGTCAAACTAGAAATATCAGGAATAAACAGACATGTCTTGTCATGAGACAGAACATGTTACTAGTTACAAATGTTTCCTTTCTTCTTGTATTGATCTGAATATCCTTGCAGCTGATTCACTAGCTGATTTTGGATTGTGAGGCATGGCTTTGATTACTCTTGGCTGCAGTTCAACCTGAGTGTGCCTATCTTCTGTTTGCCAAAATGTTGGAGCCAAAGGAAACAAAGGAAGCACTTCCCCAGCACTCCCCCTCTTGGAAGGACTGCTAGCTGTGCTTCTCTGTGGTTCTTTATCTTTCGGTGAGTGGTGAGTTGAAATGTTTCTTGACATCACTTGGCTTGTGGGGCTGGATATGTTAGATGAGCTTTGGTATATTATGGCAGAATTGACTTCTCCACATGAGTTGTGGTTTTCAGGACCATTGGACTGCCCCATTTGCTCAACGGCTGAAGCTGACATAGAAGATGGATTATGGATGAATGGTGGTGGTAAGAACTGGGGCAAAGATGAACCAGAAAGGATTCCAAACTTTTGGTGAGAACTTGGAGCAAGAGCTGCTTCTGAAGAAGCATCTTTGCTTAAAGGATTGAAGCTAACTGAGCCACAAGTGCCGTATATGGGTGCCATGAAGCCTGCATTTGGAGGGCATGGCCCTATGACTGGTTTGTATACTAGGCCTTCTGATGGTGACATGACAGGAACTAGCCACTGGTTTCCTGGTGGAGGGTAGACATAGCTTGGGGACTGTTTGGAATTTGTATCAGAGGAGGCTATTGGAAGGTTTGCTAAGTGATGGCCATAGTTTGGCAGCTGATTAGCATGGCCTTTGGTTATGTTGTTGACACAAGGAATGGGAATCTTCTCAACTGCACTGTTTGTAGCATGCTCAGCAGTAGGGGCCTTCACGGATTTACTGTCAAGTTTAGCAACTGAGGATGGTTTTTCACTAACAAAATCAGATTGAAATTTCTTGGTTGTGGATGTTTTGGGTGGTGGCTTGTTAAGCAAAAGGTTATCTGCAAGCAATATATGGGGTGAGCCTGCAATTAATCTTTGCACCTGCTTCCAAGAAATGTGAAGTTACTTCTCATGTTATGATGAGTGAAGACGAGGTGCATATATTTAATAGAACAAACAGTTAAGAGTATCTAGTTTGGCAATTACCTTTATCAGTCTATGCAATTCAAACACTTGCATGACAAAGATTTTCTGTTGGCTGAAAATAGCAATGTCAGTATCAGGTCAAAGTATGGAACATAATATAAATACCatgttcaaaaaaaataaatggatgAAAAATGAACACACCAAGAACTAGATCACTATATTCAATCTGCATTGAAATTTGAGAATTGCAAGGCTGTAAGTTCGTCAAAAACTTATAAAGATTTTCAGcaaacaataacaaaatcaGCAAAGTTCAGAAGTAGTTTAACAGAAAGAGAGCAAGGCCAAATCATAAACACATGTTACTAGACAGGTAAACTTACTTGACGATAGTTCTTCTGGCTTTCCAAAATTGTTGTTCACCTATAGCTCCTACAACATTGTCAGGGGAAATATGCATAACCGATGTCTCCTCATCTTCGTTCCCAGCTCCCTTGTCAAGGAAGAACCTTCTACCAATCTCTAACTCTCCAGAACATTTGTGCACATCACTGGCAGCTGGCTTCTCAATGTGATGGTCCCTTGAGTTGAATTTGTCCCCAAAAGCTGCATGTTCTTCATGTGTATGGACACTGTTACCTTGCAACGTTTTCAAGCTATCTACTGAAATACTTCTAATTTCATCCTTCAAAGATTTATGTTCTTTATTCATTGATTTAGAATCCCTACCTTGCACCAATGAGATTAATGATGCATCTGTCATGTCACCAAAACCATCTAACGAGAGCACTTCCTCTGGCTTCTGACCATTTTGACTCACTTTTGTAAGCTCCTCCATCTGGATCTTCCCATATTGTGCTGACTTCAGGTCTACAACACCAGGTGAATTCACCTTCTTTCTAAATGAATTCAGATTTTTAAGAGAACAGCTCAAATTACAACCGTCTTCATCTTTATTATTTTGGATGATGCTACAGCATGAGCCTTTTCCATGTGCAGAACCAGAAGTTATAAAAGCATCTTCACCATCAAGTGCTTTCAGAGAATTCTTACTATTGATGAAATTGTCTTGCTGAAATGAATTGTGTTTACTAGTAAATGACAATGAGCATAAGAAGTTTAAATTTGGTAACTTGTAGGCTTCTTCGTTTCTCTCACTCACGACTCACCGTGTATTTGGTTAAGTTAGTCCTTCTAAAATTGTAAGCTTGACTCTTCTCAGCCAGAATAGAAGGAGCACTGGAGTTGAATTGGATGCTTTGGTTGCTACTGATCTGCAGCACAGCAAAaacataacaattaaaaatggtTGCAAAGGATGAACAGAAAAACTTATTGGTATAAATATCTAACCATGTATCACGTTTGTGTTATGGATGCTTCTAACCTGCCAAGGACTTGAGTAGTATGTGTGGAGTGTTTAAGTCTCACGCCAAATAATATGGAATGCTCAGTGAACATTTACGCGTTAGCTCCTCAACGAGTTTTAATGTTCACCGAGCATtccatattaattttaaattcataagaATGTAATATCTTGATTTTATCTGCGgtcttttagttttaaattttataattcagtTATTAGTAGTTGCTCCAAAAATCATGGAGCAAGATTTCTCTTAATTTATGTCAATGTAATTAAGTACAAGACATATtcaataaaagttttatattatttcctTGCTCGATTGTTTTTCTTCTATCCTTAAACAAAAACCAACAAGTGGTACCCGAGTTTCTTCTTGAGAGACCTATGAAAATGGATGTTGAATCAAATTTCTCACAAGTTACACCTCTAGTCTTAGCTTGTCGCTTCTTAATAAACTCTTTGATGTTCATCCTTAGGCTATTGAAGATGCTCTACTAGCTAAAAGCCAACAAGCTAGAACATggtaaaagaaaaggaagtatgGTATGTCACTAGAAAGACAAAATATGCTTCAGAGAAAGTTGAAAAGGTTGAGCATGTGGAGAAGGGTCTAAAAACTCTGAATTTAAAATTGAAGGCTATTGATACAAAGATAAGAAGTTttgatgcgaaaaaaaaaaatcacccaAGGATGAAAATCAAAGAGTTTACTAAGAAGTTAAATGTTGTGCATGTTACGGCCCAAATATATCAGAGGGAGACGATAATACTTCAGTAGGAGAAGATTAAACTAGAACAGGAGATCATGTCTTTACCAAGTCATTCTAAATCAgcaagttaatttttttaggaaGATAAGAGTTTACAACCTCCAAGAGAAGGAGTTCTGGAAATGTTCCTAGGATGatgtcaaaataattattattttaattttgaataagtCAATTATTAAATTCATAAGAATATAGTATCTTGATTTTAGTTGTTAGTGGATAATTTAATTTCAGATTCAATTATTCAGTCACCATTAGCAACTCCTAAAATCATGGagcaaaatttatatttagttatttgagCGTACATAGATGCAAGTTAAACTCCATAAAATTTGTAAGCTTCTCTAAttcaaaacattttatattatttcctAACTCAAAAACCATGCTAGATAGAAAGCATAACTACTTGAGAATCAAAAAGATGGTACTGCCACTTccataagaaaaaaagagtgaTATTCATAATTCAAAGATCCTAAACAAAATTTAAGGGGGCAGAAACAGATAGGTATTTGAGAATAAGAGAAAGAAGTAgctaaaagaaaagaatacttgtgtattttgtttatcactatTACTTAAACTATGTTTGAAAATGTCTAGTACTCTCAAATGAATTCACGCAACTTAATACCTCTATTCAAGCTTAATACATCTATCAAAAGGATAGAGATAAGAAAAACAGAGTTGGGGTCCAAGTATCTGTGAAATAAGAGAAAGATACTATGTTACAGAAAATTATGAAAGGCAAGAATTTGAAGAACTGCACTTGACTCACGTGGCTTGATGATGTATGAGGTGTGTAGTTTCTGAGCGGGAGTGGAAACAAGGATGGTGATGCTGGTGCAAAACTTTGAGAAGGGATGCTGAATTGTTCATAGAGTGCCATCTTATTCCTTGGGGGTGCTTTTGGTCCTCCTTTCTCTGCATCCTTAACATGCAATCTTGGAAACATTGGACTAATCTCCTTGCTCTCTTCAATTCCCCCTCTCATCCTATTCATCCTTCTACACACTATCCACATGCAACAATTTTATATCTCTGCCAATTTCACAAAACATACTTTTCAATCCTCTCATAGTATTTCTCAGTAGCATAAAAACCACTTCAGAAGCATCAGAAACTCAAAACCACACAACAGAAACAAGCTCTGCTGGCGAATTTAACCAGCAAAAACAAATCAATCCATCCACAAGCAATTCTTAGTAAATCAAAACAAagagcaaaaaaataaattcaccaGCTCCAACGCAACAGTTTTTCTGATCCCATCCCACATTATTGACAAGAAGAGGAAAACATCTCAAAACATAgcagaaattaaagaaaaaatcacAAATCTACCCAGTTGTCAAAAACTAAACTTTTTAGCTGAAAACAAACGACAAACACTTGGAAAGCACAAGAACCCTAATGAAGGTCAGTTAAGACGTAAACGACAAGAAAATCAAAGGCTAAATCTTGCAAGCACAGAAGAGAGAGATAATTTTGTCTATCACAGAGAAAAAGGAATATCTGAAacagatagatagatagattgaTAAATAGATAGATTGAGTTGGAAAACAAGGCCACCATGAAACCACGAGGGCTTCACCAACAAAATAATGTAAAAGAAGTGAGAAGGGATTGAACTTGAGATGTGAAATAATAATATACCGAATATTGTTGGAAGAGAAAGTAGGGTTGTTCCGGAATGAGTATGAAGAAGCAGCATGCAAGAACGTTGTGAGTGACCCTACCATGTTGTTGAATTGATGAGGAAGCGGAGGCAAAGAGTATAAGAGGGAGAGTAACATGGCATAATGAATGTGGATGATTGGAGACAGAGGCAGTGACCGAGTCTCTGTTTCTTATTTTCCTTTGCACGCACTCACTTTCTCTTGCATTTGGCGAAGTGCAAGGCAACACCAAAGGGTAAGAGACTGCATGGTTACCACACGTTGTGTTTCCCCAAtctcatgaaaaaaataaaaatcctgtCTTTCTATTTTAgcattttttaatgttttgaacCGTGTCTCTCTTCAACCTTCCTTCAACAACAAAGGTTAtgatgtttgatttttttgtttttctttttaaagttgtcTCCTTTTTTTACTAACACGTGATTAGTTTGTCTTAAGATAAACATGatcggttttttttttttaatataaaaagcaggggatatttattatttcatctCAGACACGTGAGGATTTTCGATCTTACTTAGGTTACGTGGCACACGCTCATGAtgctaaatattattttttttggtatttttctctcataaaaaatatttatagaaaaacgTCTCTGGGtgcttaaaaatataatgagaaTCCACATTGATGTTAATCAAAAAAAGGAGGTTaatcaaaatgaaattttttaaatattattatactttttatccgaattatttgatatatattgCTCAGAGTAGCTAGGAAACTTGTCGTCAAAGATATTATTGTCTTTCCATTTTCATTACAAATTTTTGAGCCTCAAAATTTCTCATTCTCCATCCTGATTTTGCACAGttacaattaatattatactttaatagTTATAATGATAAAGAAAGTAAATACAATTATtcaattggattttttttttgtaatttattttcaaccAAATAAATGAAGAACCTATTTGCCTTTCacatcttttctctttctttcattcCTTATTTTAAACAGCTTCGAATATCTGTTCATTTTCTCATaactttctttaaattttaactctTATGCTCttgcctttttctttttttaattcctaacataatctttatttaaaagataaaatacgtaattttattgattttttttgtgtgtacaGTATCATTGGACCAGGAATACGAGCCCAATCATAAGGCAATTTTGTTCTTGTAcccattaatttattttctgcGTTCCACAATACaagaaaaatacttaaataccCTTCAATATTACACAACGTTATTTACCAAACGTTGtagaggaagaaaaagagaaaaaaaaaatgctaaaatAACTCATTCTATAACGTttttaccaaaaatatttcatgtGTTCTTAAAAGTTTCACATAAGAATGTTTTGGAATGTTCATTACAGAAAATAAAACTCGAAACTCTAAATCCTGAACACATATCATATAATAATGTTTTGGAATATTCATTCCAGAAGATTTTATGTACATTCTGAAAATTGTGTTCTAACAAActgtttcaaaaaatatattccaaactatttttcattatttccgaaaattttatttcaaaaatttagttCAAGAACTTCTGTTCCCGGGAAAGTTCGTTCCAACATATGTTTTTCCAAAAATTTCTGAAATTTTGTTTCGGAATTAATATTCCGAAAGTTACTTTTacagaaataaaatttcattaaaaaattgaCGGAGTGCAAAAAGAAATTGATGGGATCCAGAAAGCAAATGCCCAATCCTAACATGTTGCGCAATCTAGTCGTAGATTGTGTTTTCAATCAAGTTTGAAACAGTATATTGAAGGCTTTTTCTTTGggtattttcataattttgtaaCGGCTAAATCtagttttttcttaaattattacaataaattatattttgtctttaatttttatatttataaaaatcatgtaaaatattatttttaacgaAATAGTATGTGATGCTTTTTAAGAAGTTTGTACagttttgaaagaggttttgattgataaaatgaaaaatctaCTTCAACTAATATATCTTTAGACACAATTACATATTTATAACAATACATAATTCTCTCttttgtccacatttcaaaatatcaattttatcctttaaaatatagttatttattatatttttaaaaattaaccgttatttttataaactttttataaaatcgtctatcttattttttctctttttcttttgtttcttctttttttatgaaccgttattctttcatttttctgatatattttattttattttcaataaatataatcttattttatatatctataactatatataaaggagataatcttatttttgtgtccacatttcataattccaattttatcctttacaatttaattatttattaaatttttaaaaattaatggttacttttacaagtttttataaaactatttacttatctccttcttttttcttctcctactatccatcaaatattttctcatacatttcactttattttttataaatatacttttattttgtttattaacttaataacattacaatatcatcaattattaatataatatcatacatatataaaaaatatgtacacaCATACGTGATAGCGTatgtgtttacgctagtaacatataaattaaaccGACAATTAACCAAAAGAGTTAGTGTCATACTAATTGcaaaataagaaaactcaacaacattaaaattatcttataaaatGTTCGTATGATATCTAAAAACTGCTTAACAACAGTATGACAAGTGAAAAATGTTTGTTAACAACAATGGTTACATAACACAATGTTgtttattaacaaattaaacaacaaatatttttcatgatGAATGAAACCGTAATAACGGTAATTAACAACGGTGAATTCGTTTCTAGAAGTATtaacaaacaaagaaaaaaaaaaggacatgATTGTGTGGGCCTGTGTTGTGCACGTGGGAGTCAACATCATATTATCCTCACCCACCTTAGGCCAAAGCCAGCTTaggaaattcaaatataaaaccatataatatatttctaaaaaagGTAATAGAAAAATGTGATTTATTATGAGAAAGTGATAATAGAGTCCCAATTATTAGGTTGTTGTTGACCTAAGGACATTCAATGTTGTCACTAACCTAAttctacaataaaaaaaattgaagtacaCAATTTCTTGGAAAAATCGAAGGAAATTCTTTCGATCACCATTtaacatgtatttttttaataaatatatcaaagaCAAATAAATCTAACTTCATGTCAAAATTCaataactaatttagatattatCAAATTCACTtagaatttttttcttactttgttAATAAAGATTTCTTAATCGTTTAACAAACGGTTTGTTCATTTTGATGGCTATCGATTTTCCATATTTatcctttttaaattttcaacgAGGTTATAATTTTGTTCCAACGAATTTTCTTAGAGAGACTAATGAAAGAGAGAagctaaaataaattatcttttttataaactaaaattaacttgTGTTTTGCTTATACATAATAGTAGAAAACACCTTcgtcttctttttttaatttttatttctaaattatacataaacaaattttattttattaatatttatatacacaTCAAAGTTGCTGCTCAGTTAAGTCTTCCAACAATTGGTTGGTTTTTGATTGAGTTTATCACTTTATCAAAAACTTTAtcatacacatatacatgtacatgtaatatatatatatatatatatatatatatatatatatatatatatatataattttttccttttgtttttacaTTGAATTTCAGCCATTCAATTATTGAACCTTCTGTTCAACAGAAAGCAAAAAGTCAAAATTGTTGCGGTAATTGTTGAAAAAGAATGTTCACATGTGAAAAAGtagtttgatttatttaatttatccaaCAACCTCTCttctatatgttttttatttatattttaggcTGCTTTTGAGAAATATATACTTTTCAAAATGTGAACATATTGTAAAATgttcttttaataaacaaattcaaacaTACCAACGTAATTGTTTTATACGTGTTCAAAATAATAGtggttttaaatttataaatattttgattcgGGAGTGGAAAAAGTAATcaccaaacaattttttttttggccattgtttagtttcattttctatttctattaaatttaaaccacgtatttactatatttatatttattggattttttttattttattagttgtgaagttaaaattattttaacaaacatGTATAAACAATTAACAagctaaccctaaaccctaaactttTAATctgaacaaaattaaattacatatattttatgtttgggTTCAGatatattctttttctctgTCATAAAAGTTGAACTTAATTGCATTCAGAACATCACCATTATTTTCCTTCTAGAAGAAGTACTAGTTATTAGTTTGGTGGAACTCTTACTGaagaaaattaatgatttaattGTGAAAGATTAAGTTTCTGTGATTTATTTAGGTGGACTAAtattatataacaatttttttagggtgttctcttttacttttctttttctctcaatttaTGATACATACACcttttatgaataaattatatatttttatgtagtttaaaatgttttatttttaataaattgcaAATATAGTTGGAAGTCCCAcaataaaaccaatttattttaaagtcacttaataataaatattgatttgtTAATAGTAATTGCAATAACAGTTTGTTTATATTGTATATGATCGTTTTAATTGAATTAACTTTGCATTTCTACTTATAGTTTTTCTATTACtataataagtttttatttatgttttttaattcatattttatattttatgtgaaaaTATTCATATAGTGCACGATATATTTGactaatttgtatttatttgtgTTGAAATAGACatctaagaataaaatattattttcggTGCAAATAGAATAATTCGAAATCAAGATAAACTTCAAATACTTTtgacattaaaataatagaaaatttaagATATGCTAGAGATAGAATTCGCagttattaaagaaaaaactaagtcgtaatttttaaattgtgtattttattttaactaatttaaaatagataacATGTATatgaacttaaaaaaataaaacaagtattttgttaaaaagaaacaaattagtATTTTACATCACCATATATTTGATacatcaattttatattcaCTTTTAAATAGAGTAGGTTACATTTCTTTTCATTCAATTCCATCTGCAAGTCAATACGTCTCACTTTGCTTGAAATCAAATTGGACACATTGACCCGTTTTTCCATACaaagatataatataaaaatatttaaattttaaata
Coding sequences:
- the LOC114166161 gene encoding ELF3-like protein 2 isoform X5; protein product: MLLLHTHSGTTLLSLPTIFVCRRMNRMRGGIEESKEISPMFPRLHVKDAEKGGPKAPPRNKMALYEQFSIPSQSFAPASPSLFPLPLRNYTPHTSSSHISSNQSIQFNSSAPSILAEKSQAYNFRRTNLTKYTQDNFINSKNSLKALDGEDAFITSGSAHGKGSCCSIIQNNKDEDGCNLSCSLKNLNSFRKKVNSPGVVDLKSAQYGKIQMEELTKVSQNGQKPEEVLSLDGFGDMTDASLISLVQEHAAFGDKFNSRDHHIEKPAASDVHKCSGELEIGRRFFLDKGAGNEDEETSVMHISPDNVVGAIGEQQFWKARRTIVNQQKIFVMQVFELHRLIKVQRLIAGSPHILLADNLLLNKPPPKTSTTKKFQSDFVSEKPSSVAKLDSKSVKAPTAEHATNSAVEKIPIPCVNNITKGHANQLPNYGHHLANLPIASSDTNSKQSPSYVYPPPGNQWLVPVMSPSEGLVYKPVIGPCPPNAGFMAPIYGTCGSVSFNPLSKDASSEAALAPSSHQKFGILSGSSLPQFLPPPFIHNPSSMSASAVEQMGQSNGPENHNSCGEVNSAIIYQSSSNISSPTSQVMSRNISTHHSPKDKEPQRSTASSPSKRGSAGEVLPLFPLAPTFWQTEDRHTQVELQPRVIKAMPHNPKSASESAARIFRSIQEERKHL
- the LOC114166161 gene encoding ELF3-like protein 2 isoform X4, which gives rise to MLLLHTHSGTTLLSLPTIFVCRRMNRMRGGIEESKEISPMFPRLHVKDAEKGGPKAPPRNKMALYEQFSIPSQSFAPASPSLFPLPLRNYTPHTSSSHISSNQSIQFNSSAPSILAEKSQAYNFRRTNLTKYTQDNFINSKNSLKALDGEDAFITSGSAHGKGSCCSIIQNNKDEDGCNLSCSLKNLNSFRKKVNSPGVVDLKSAQYGKIQMEELTKVSQNGQKPEEVLSLDGFGDMTDASLISLVQGNSVHTHEEHAAFGDKFNSRDHHIEKPAASDVHKCSGELEIGRRFFLDKGAGNEDEETSVMHISPDNVVGAIGEQQFWKARRTIVNQQKIFVMQVFELHRLIKVQRLIAGSPHILLADNLLLNKPPPKTSTTKKFQSDFVSEKPSSVAKLDSKSVKAPTAEHATNSAVEKIPIPCVNNITKGHANQLPNYGHHLANLPIASSDTNSKQSPSYVYPPPGNQWLVPVMSPSEGLVYKPVIGPCPPNAGFMAPIYGTCGSVSFNPLSKDASSEAALAPSSHQKFGILSGSSLPQFLPPPFIHNPSSMSASAVEQMGQSNGPENHNSCGEVNSAIIYQSSSNISSPTSQVMSRNISTHHSPKDKEPQRSTASSPSKRGSAGEVLPLFPLAPTFWQTEDRHTQVELQPRVIKAMPHNPKSASESAARIFRSIQEERKHL
- the LOC114166161 gene encoding ELF3-like protein 2 isoform X3 encodes the protein MLLLHTHSGTTLLSLPTIFVCRRMNRMRGGIEESKEISPMFPRLHVKDAEKGGPKAPPRNKMALYEQFSIPSQSFAPASPSLFPLPLRNYTPHTSSSHISSNQSIQFNSSAPSILAEKSQAYNFRRTNLTKYTQDNFINSKNSLKALDGEDAFITSGSAHGKGSCCSIIQNNKDEDGCNLSCSLKNLNSFRKKVNSPGVVDLKSAQYGKIQMEELTKVSQNGQKPEEVLSLDGFGDMTDASLISLVQDSLKTLQGNSVHTHEEHAAFGDKFNSRDHHIEKPAASDVHKCSGELEIGRRFFLDKGAGNEDEETSVMHISPDNVVGAIGEQQFWKARRTIVNQQKIFVMQVFELHRLIKVQRLIAGSPHILLADNLLLNKPPPKTSTTKKFQSDFVSEKPSSVAKLDSKSVKAPTAEHATNSAVEKIPIPCVNNITKGHANQLPNYGHHLANLPIASSDTNSKQSPSYVYPPPGNQWLVPVMSPSEGLVYKPVIGPCPPNAGFMAPIYGTCGSVSFNPLSKDASSEAALAPSSHQKFGILSGSSLPQFLPPPFIHNPSSMSASAVEQMGQSNGPENHNSCGEVNSAIIYQSSSNISSPTSQVMSRNISTHHSPKDKEPQRSTASSPSKRGSAGEVLPLFPLAPTFWQTEDRHTQVELQPRVIKAMPHNPKSASESAARIFRSIQEERKHL
- the LOC114166161 gene encoding ELF3-like protein 2 isoform X6 — encoded protein: MLLLHTHSGTTLLSLPTIFVCRRMNRMRGGIEESKEISPMFPRLHVKDAEKGGPKAPPRNKMALYEQFSIPSQSFAPASPSLFPLPLRNYTPHTSSSHISSNQSIQFNSSAPSILAEKSQAYNFRRTNLTKYTQDNFINSKNSLKALDGEDAFITSGSAHGKGSCCSIIQNNKDEDGCNLSCSLKNLNSFRKKVNSPGVVDLKSAQYGKIQMEELTKVSQNGQKPEEVLSLDGFGDMTDASLISLVQAFGDKFNSRDHHIEKPAASDVHKCSGELEIGRRFFLDKGAGNEDEETSVMHISPDNVVGAIGEQQFWKARRTIVNQQKIFVMQVFELHRLIKVQRLIAGSPHILLADNLLLNKPPPKTSTTKKFQSDFVSEKPSSVAKLDSKSVKAPTAEHATNSAVEKIPIPCVNNITKGHANQLPNYGHHLANLPIASSDTNSKQSPSYVYPPPGNQWLVPVMSPSEGLVYKPVIGPCPPNAGFMAPIYGTCGSVSFNPLSKDASSEAALAPSSHQKFGILSGSSLPQFLPPPFIHNPSSMSASAVEQMGQSNGPENHNSCGEVNSAIIYQSSSNISSPTSQVMSRNISTHHSPKDKEPQRSTASSPSKRGSAGEVLPLFPLAPTFWQTEDRHTQVELQPRVIKAMPHNPKSASESAARIFRSIQEERKHL